gtgtgtgtaaaacaccAATCCCTTGTAGTAAAGCTCAGGCTcgtttctgtctcttctgccaCTTCAGAAGACTGAGGAAGATGAGCCAGATGTGCTGTTCATCAAGGAGGAGCTTGCAGAtcaggggaggagagagggccaGCCACCTGGAGGGCTGAGTGTGCAGGATGGTGAGTGAAGAGGGCAAGCAATACTGATACAGAAATCTAATGATGTGTTTATGAATCAGGAGTGCTGGAACCGGCAAAGCACAAAAGTGCAAACAGTTCTCCTGTGTTGAGAAACCCCTACTGTACAGCATCTTACCCAGTACTGCCACTCTGCAGTGTGCACATTCGTTATGGTAGTTTGTACGAAGCTTTCAAATGAAGataatttcatgttttcttgttaGATGTGTTTGTTGTATATTACTGGTCATGTTGCCAGATGCATATCTAATCTTATTTGCTTCAGTTAATATTCTATACCTAAAGTgattctcatatatatatatatatatatatatatatatatatatatatatatatatatatatatatatatatatatatataattaagtTATAGAAGAAATACTTGTAAGTAATTGATAGGGTTTGAAAGGGACATCATTAACACAGCACTGTCTGTTCCTCAGGTTTTGTGGAGTCCAGCACAGACATTAGTGGTGGTAGAGTCTCTTCGTCACCTGCACAGATCACAGTAGCCCTCAGCGCTGAGGTTGGtggtattctttttttaaatgttaaaacaatgcTGTACAATCATCACTAAGCTCGTTTTACGTTAGGTTAGTTTTACTCTGGTTTTCAATGGCAGGGTCAAAGTGCTTTATTGTTCCTAGTGTGACGAGTTGGCCTCATCCCTGATGAAGGAGGATGGAccaaaagaagaacaaaaggCAATCCCTGGTCAATCTGCTGCAGTGCAGATTACTatacagagtgagtgagacagcaATAGTTGTGAGGGCAGAACAAAACGTTTGACctgcagaaaaagaaattgGACTAGGTACCATCTTTTATACTTTACAACTGTAGGTAACAATTTATTAATGTGTTGTATTTGGagtgttatatttaaaaaaggatCACCCTCACTGACCAAATTTATCTGTTTGTGATATGTGTTGATAGATGTGCTAGGTTCCCAgtctcctgcctctctgcatCCACGTGAGCCTAATCTTCCACACAGGGGAGCAGCGTCAGCAGCAGGAGTCAAGGTATGGGATCTGCCCAGCGCAGAGCCTTCCCTCCAGGGGGCAGCGCAAAGCAACAGCAGTCTACTTTCAAACACAAGTGACCCACGACGAAAAAGGCCAGTGGCAATTGAAGTACTCGAAACTGATAATACCTTGTATGAGAGACCTGCGGAGCTGGAAACGTTTTTTACACGGTGGGCTACCAATAACTCTTCTGCCAGTCAGCCCTCTTGTTCTTACACTGTTGATGAAGATCCAGACTGTGTTCTGGTCCAGGCAGGAGCTCTGTCTGTCAGAGGGACACAAGAAGGCCTTGATGGAATTTCCCCTCTGCAGGATGCCAGAGGACCTGTTAGGGTGGAAGCAGAGTGGACCTCAGCACCAATTTCCCGCCGTGCCCAGACTCAGCAAACTAGTCACTACAACAGGACAGACGGAGTTCCGTTAGAGGCAGCAAACAGAACAAACCTCACTCAGTCCATTCCAAAGATCACCATGAGTCCCCAAACACTAACAAACTTAGCCCAGCCTGGAGTTTCTCTCGCAGGGTTACAGCTTCCAAAACGCATGGAAAAAGGTAAAAGGAAGAATTATATTTGTAAGTACTGTGGAAAGGCTTTCACTGGGTTATCTAATGTGGAGGCTCACCAGCGGGTCCATACAGGAGAGAAGCCTTTTAAGTGTGAGACCTGCGGGAAACTCTTCACAGAGGCTGGAAACCTGAAAAAGCACCAGAGggttcacacaggagagaagccatacaCATGCAACCGTTGTGGGAAACGCTTTGCTTGGATCTGCAACCTGAGAACCCATCAACAGTCGGCTTCCTGTGGAGGAATATAAGAGAATCTTCTCAAGTCATCTGGActgtgaaaattaaaatgtgtttaatctcTTTGCCCAAACTTTTTATGGTTTGTAAGAATTGTTAGTCACATGGAGAactaataatgaaattattacaATTAGTAATTGAAAGTGCTTCAGAGCTTGTAACGAATTTCTGTGTTACAGTGTGAGCAATCAGGGTGActagtttttatgttttaaaagttGTGGTGCTTTTCTATGTGGTAGTTTGGTGCCttaatgatatttttaattCCCATACCTCTAATCAAGTTATATAAAAGTTTGAATAACTGTGCCATATACCTCACAGACCATTCCACTGACTGTTCTTCAGATGTGAACTTATTCAGTTTTcaaattttaataataattgacTTTTACTTTACCTTTTTGCACACAACAAAGCAATATAAATTGGTAGAAAGTTTTGTTCTGTGATTTATCTCATAACTGTAGAACAGGACCATTTTGGTCACTAAATATCACTCACAGTGCAGTAGGTTAGCTGCATAATGAATAGAATGGGTGCAGTGCAATAGTTATTTCGCTAAGTTTAAGATCTTTGACATGGTGTAACTGTAACATAAAGGACTTGCGAAAGTGTTTGTTTCAGCCCGGCTAGCTCAGTCGGTAGAGCATGAGACTCTTAATCTCAGGGTCGTGGGTTCGACCCCCACGTTGGGCGTAAAAATCTTTTTTCCGTCTCTAAACTAAAAAACTAATTCTATGGAGTATATAATCCGTCACTCCGAATGACAATATTTTTTTCGCCAAATAtcagatatataaataattactcATACTCAAAAAACAATTCCGTAAACATAAATATACTAGTCAATATAGTTTTGAGGAATATACAATGTAAATCAAGTCCCGTTAAAAAACAAGTGCTGCGATACAAATTAACGCTACAGTTTTTGATTAAAGATATGCGCAGTTTGTTAACATTAAAGCATTAAAC
This region of Electrophorus electricus isolate fEleEle1 chromosome 11, fEleEle1.pri, whole genome shotgun sequence genomic DNA includes:
- the si:ch211-89o9.6 gene encoding zinc finger protein 40 isoform X1, with the translated sequence MSSRIAFQTQLASIMEVLANAAVAEICKLVDDDYAVISLQMSQCQRENKALKRKLHLLELRMARGCAERRIRESSLNRASRIQVSATPSDKYRGPSSDLFPNQDELYSRQLSEDIWRDREPSGTDMAVVRPVVKDDENVAGDSGMTEPNTVLVKAETSDEGPPPQELFIREDGVAEAASESGEAGYAAVQVDKDDHHSRTRRQALEKTEEDEPDVLFIKEELADQGRREGQPPGGLSVQDGFVESSTDISGGRVSSSPAQITVALSAECDELASSLMKEDGPKEEQKAIPGQSAAVQITIQNVLGSQSPASLHPREPNLPHRGAASAAGVKVWDLPSAEPSLQGAAQSNSSLLSNTSDPRRKRPVAIEVLETDNTLYERPAELETFFTRWATNNSSASQPSCSYTVDEDPDCVLVQAGALSVRGTQEGLDGISPLQDARGPVRVEAEWTSAPISRRAQTQQTSHYNRTDGVPLEAANRTNLTQSIPKITMSPQTLTNLAQPGVSLAGLQLPKRMEKGKRKNYICKYCGKAFTGLSNVEAHQRVHTGEKPFKCETCGKLFTEAGNLKKHQRVHTGEKPYTCNRCGKRFAWICNLRTHQQSASCGGI